The following proteins come from a genomic window of Nitrospira sp.:
- a CDS encoding histidinol-phosphatase, whose protein sequence is MKENNQQLATIFRSMADLLSAQRANPYRVRAYRRAADALLAIDEDVTALVERQGLEEIDGIGADLAKKIEEFLETGTIRAYEELKTPLPAEVKSWASLPGLSESLVAYLYFRLGIRTLDDLAQITRSHLLRTLPSFSGSEERLLQAVQERIHAREP, encoded by the coding sequence ATGAAAGAGAACAATCAGCAACTCGCCACCATCTTCCGATCGATGGCCGATCTCCTTTCGGCCCAACGCGCCAATCCCTATCGGGTGCGGGCCTATCGGCGGGCTGCGGATGCTCTGCTGGCCATCGATGAAGATGTGACGGCGCTGGTTGAGCGTCAGGGGCTTGAAGAGATTGATGGGATCGGGGCTGACCTGGCAAAAAAAATAGAAGAGTTTCTTGAGACCGGCACCATCCGTGCCTACGAAGAGCTGAAAACGCCGCTCCCGGCGGAGGTGAAGAGCTGGGCGAGCCTGCCAGGACTTTCCGAGTCGCTCGTGGCCTATTTATACTTCCGCCTCGGCATACGGACGCTCGACGACCTCGCCCAGATCACCCGCTCGCACCTGCTTCGGACCCTGCCGAGTTTTTCAGGGTCCGAAGAGCGCTTACTCCAGGCCGTTCAGGAACGAATTCATGCGCGAGAACCTTAG
- a CDS encoding S41 family peptidase: protein MEQQPRKKSWVVVPMIALALLGGLLIGKGWERTGHAGETYEELKTFSEVLNQVQKHYVDETKPKDLIQGAIRGMLSTLDPHSAYMTPEMYKEMQVETRGEFGGVGIQIGVKDNRLAVIAPIEGTPAHRAGIKAGDFITKVNDDTTKDLTLMDAVQKMRGPKGSKVNLTIQRDGTPDPLVFTLVRDTIKIESVKSKVIDNLGYVRLTQFQEATGRDLAKAIKQFKEQKVQGTILDLRNNPGGLLTAAVDVSEQFLPSGKLVVYTKSREGKKDEWFAKAKDQLEDLPVIVLVNEGSASASEIVAGALQDYGRGLVVGTTSFGKGSVQTILSLGDGSGLRLTTAKYYTPKGRSIQSTGITPDIVVKLSAPVVAKVSEGKPAEKEAEPKVVKPPTGKETSPQNGKSLDEGGPKNGTPSPALPEVGGEPSLEQDAQLQKAVELLKSWKIFKDLKTS, encoded by the coding sequence ATGGAACAGCAGCCTCGGAAGAAGTCTTGGGTGGTCGTGCCGATGATTGCCCTTGCGCTGCTCGGTGGACTTCTCATCGGAAAAGGGTGGGAACGGACCGGACATGCGGGTGAAACCTATGAGGAGCTCAAAACCTTCTCCGAGGTCCTGAACCAAGTTCAGAAACATTATGTCGATGAGACGAAACCGAAGGACCTCATTCAAGGGGCCATCCGTGGCATGCTGTCGACGCTCGATCCACACTCAGCCTACATGACTCCGGAGATGTATAAGGAGATGCAGGTTGAAACCAGGGGAGAATTTGGGGGAGTTGGCATTCAAATCGGTGTGAAGGACAACCGGTTGGCCGTCATCGCACCGATCGAAGGCACGCCGGCCCATCGAGCCGGGATTAAGGCCGGCGACTTTATCACGAAGGTCAATGACGACACGACAAAGGACCTGACCTTGATGGATGCGGTCCAGAAGATGCGAGGACCGAAAGGCAGCAAGGTCAATCTCACGATTCAGCGAGATGGCACACCGGACCCATTGGTCTTCACCCTCGTCCGAGACACCATTAAAATTGAAAGCGTCAAGTCGAAGGTCATCGACAACCTCGGTTATGTTCGGCTCACTCAGTTTCAGGAAGCCACTGGGCGAGATCTCGCCAAGGCGATCAAACAGTTCAAAGAACAGAAGGTCCAAGGAACTATTCTTGACCTACGAAACAATCCTGGCGGGTTGCTGACCGCGGCCGTCGATGTATCCGAACAATTTCTTCCTAGCGGGAAGTTGGTTGTATATACCAAGAGCCGAGAAGGGAAAAAAGACGAATGGTTCGCCAAAGCCAAGGATCAGTTGGAGGATCTACCGGTCATTGTCCTGGTCAATGAAGGATCCGCGAGTGCATCGGAAATTGTTGCCGGAGCGCTGCAAGATTATGGACGAGGTCTTGTTGTTGGGACCACCTCATTCGGAAAAGGATCGGTGCAGACGATCCTCTCGCTAGGTGACGGTTCAGGGCTTCGTCTCACGACCGCAAAGTACTATACGCCAAAGGGCCGGTCCATTCAGTCGACCGGCATTACGCCGGACATCGTCGTGAAGCTTTCAGCGCCGGTGGTGGCTAAAGTGTCTGAGGGGAAACCTGCTGAAAAGGAGGCGGAACCAAAGGTGGTCAAGCCACCAACAGGAAAGGAAACCTCACCTCAGAATGGCAAGTCTCTGGACGAGGGGGGACCGAAGAATGGGACGCCTTCACCGGCATTGCCTGAAGTCGGGGGAGAACCTTCGCTTGAACAGGATGCACAGCTTCAGAAGGCTGTGGAATTGTTGAAAAGTTGGAAGATCTTCAAGGACCTCAAGACGTCCTAA